The Glycine soja cultivar W05 chromosome 3, ASM419377v2, whole genome shotgun sequence genome window below encodes:
- the LOC114406496 gene encoding protein mago nashi homolog has protein sequence MGSEEHNGEFYLRYYVGHKGKFGHEFLEFEFRPDGKLRYANNSNYKNDTIIRKEVYLTPAVLRECRRIIAESEIMKEDDNNWPEPDRVGRQELEIVMGNEHISFTTSKIGSLVDVQSSADPEGLRIFYYLVQDLKCFVFSLISLHFKIKPI, from the exons ATGGGGAGCGAAGAGCATAACGGCGAATTCTACCTGCGTTACTACGTCGGTCACAAGGGCAAGTTTGGTCACGAGTTCCTGGAGTTCGAGTTCCGCCCCGACGGCAAGCTCCGCTACGCCAACAACTCCAACTACAAAAACGACACCATCATCCGCAAGGAGGTTTACCTAACCCCCGCCGTTCTCCGCGAGTGCCGTCGCATCATCGCCGAGAGCGAG ATTATGAAGGAAGATGATAACAACTGGCCCGAACCGGATCGGGTGGGGCGGCAGGAGCTCGAGATTGTTATGGGTAACGAGCACATTTCGTTCACCACGTCGAAGATTGGGTCTCTTGTTGATGTTCAGAGCAGTGCTGACCCCGAGGGTCTTCGCATCTTTTACTATCTTGTTCAG GATTTGAAGTGCTTTGTCTTCTCTCTTATTTCACTtcacttcaagatcaagcctatCTAA
- the LOC114405164 gene encoding protein MAIN-LIKE 2-like, which produces MTGAADAVQTEGVATDGSLGSPAADEGFPGGPHDPSILTDFAEHVAHSIWSGQERSDLKLVSHGRKVDKIGRPAPEIEGLIAGIGLSLLIRCSIITTDLGLITAFVERWHRETNMFHLPVGELTITLDDVASLLHLPITGTLHTFEPLVTSDAIGLLTELLKVSHEEATFETQ; this is translated from the exons ATGACAGGCGCCGCCGATGCTGTTCAGACAGAGGGAGTGGCTACTGATGGGAGCTTGGGGTCACCTGCTGCAGATGAGGGATTTCCCGGTGGACCACACGACCCATCGATTTTGACCGATTTTGCTGAGCATGTCGCACACAGCATCTGGAGTGGACAA GAACGATCCGATCTGAAGTTGGTCTCCCACGGTAGAAAAGTAGATAAAATTGGGAGACCAGCGCCTGAGATCGAAGGGTTGATTGCTGGCATCGGATTAAGTCTACTGATCAGGTGTTCTATTATCACCACTGATCTTGGACTCATAACCGCCTTCGTCGAGAGGTGGCATCGCGAGACTAACATGTTCCACCTGCCAGTAGGCGAGTTGACGATCACGTTGGATGACGTGGCGTCACTCCTACACCTTCCCATCACTGGCACGCTGCATACGTTCGAGCCGCTTGTTACTTCAGACGCCATTGGTCTACTGACGGAGCTTCTTAAGGTCAGTCATGAGGAGGCTACATTTGAGACCCAATAG